The following coding sequences are from one Sulfitobacter sp. HNIBRBA3233 window:
- a CDS encoding YcjX family protein translates to MVISQIADGIWRQVEAVQDTVSETFFEPVIRLGVTGLARSGKTVFITSLVANLMDRGRMPGLLAAREGRIEAAFLQPQPDDTVPRFDFEGHLAALTASAPHWPDSTRAVSELRLSLRVRPNGMLAGLKGSRTVHLDIVDYPGEWLLDLGLLDVDYDSWSEQVLTRIADRDEAAEYLDLVARTDAQAELSEPVAKTLAQTYAAYLQAARRAGFSDCTPGRFLLPGDLAGSPVLTFAPLPRDGADGRKTLRREMARRFEAYKREVVKPFFREHFARIDRQVVLVDALGAINAGPPAVDDLRAAMTETLGAFRPGRNSFLAGLLGGKRVEKILFAATKADHLHHSQHARLTAIMQALTRDARDRANFAGARTQAMSIASLRATTEDRMVHGGVDLDVVRGTLLETGKQAAFYPGELPENPSEILSAARAGAREWLAEDYAIMRFAPSPLTLRPGYGPPHIRLDHAAEFLFGDRL, encoded by the coding sequence GTGGTCATTTCACAGATAGCCGATGGTATTTGGCGACAGGTCGAAGCGGTGCAGGACACCGTGTCGGAGACGTTCTTTGAACCGGTGATCCGTCTGGGAGTGACGGGGCTTGCGCGGTCGGGAAAGACGGTTTTCATCACCTCGCTTGTGGCCAACCTGATGGATCGCGGGCGCATGCCCGGCCTGCTGGCGGCCCGCGAGGGCCGGATCGAGGCGGCGTTCTTGCAGCCGCAACCCGATGACACCGTGCCGCGCTTCGATTTCGAAGGGCATCTGGCGGCGCTGACCGCATCGGCGCCGCACTGGCCCGACAGCACCCGCGCGGTGTCGGAACTCAGGCTCAGCCTGCGGGTGCGGCCGAACGGGATGCTGGCCGGGCTCAAGGGATCGCGCACCGTGCATCTCGATATCGTGGATTATCCGGGCGAATGGCTTCTGGATCTGGGTCTTCTGGATGTCGATTACGACAGCTGGTCCGAACAGGTGCTGACGCGCATCGCGGACCGCGATGAGGCGGCGGAATATCTGGACCTCGTCGCGCGAACGGACGCGCAGGCGGAGCTGTCCGAGCCTGTCGCCAAGACGCTGGCGCAGACCTATGCCGCCTATCTTCAGGCCGCGCGCCGGGCGGGGTTTTCGGACTGTACGCCGGGGCGGTTCTTGCTGCCCGGTGATCTGGCCGGATCGCCGGTGCTGACCTTCGCACCGCTGCCGCGCGACGGAGCGGATGGGCGCAAGACCCTGCGCCGCGAAATGGCGCGGCGGTTCGAGGCTTACAAACGCGAGGTCGTCAAACCCTTCTTTCGCGAGCATTTCGCGCGGATCGACCGGCAGGTCGTACTGGTCGACGCGCTGGGTGCGATCAATGCAGGGCCGCCCGCCGTCGATGATCTGCGCGCGGCCATGACCGAGACGCTCGGCGCGTTCCGCCCGGGGCGCAACAGTTTTCTGGCCGGTCTTCTGGGGGGCAAACGGGTTGAAAAGATCCTGTTCGCCGCCACCAAGGCCGACCACCTGCACCATTCCCAGCACGCGCGGCTGACCGCGATCATGCAGGCGCTGACCCGCGACGCCCGGGACCGTGCGAATTTCGCGGGCGCGCGGACGCAGGCGATGTCTATCGCCAGCCTGCGCGCCACCACCGAAGACCGCATGGTCCATGGCGGCGTCGATCTGGACGTGGTGCGCGGCACCCTGCTGGAGACAGGCAAGCAGGCGGCCTTCTACCCCGGTGAGCTGCCCGAGAACCCGTCCGAAATCCTCTCGGCCGCCCGTGCGGGCGCCCGCGAATGGCTGGCAGAGGATTATGCCATCATGCGCTTTGCGCCCAGCCCGCTGACATTGCGCCCGGGCTATGGGCCGCCGCACATCCGTCTGGATCACGCGGCGGAGTTCCTGTTCGGAGACCGTCTGTGA
- the truA gene encoding tRNA pseudouridine(38-40) synthase TruA: MPRYALKIEYHGAPFAGWQRQREQPSVQGAIESALARLEPREHTIAAAGRTDAGVHATGQVAHCDMTRDWGAYRLSEALNYHLKPAPVAIVACAEVGEDFHARFSAEERQYHFRLLMRRAPATHAKGLVWQIKHALDVDAMREAAGRLLGKHDFTTFRSTICQAQSPVKTLDRLDVRQVETAQGPEIHFDVRARSFLHNQVRSFVGTLERVGSGAMTPDDVEAALAARDRAACGPVCPPHGLYLAHVTYPQDPFAP; encoded by the coding sequence ATGCCGCGCTATGCCCTCAAGATCGAATACCACGGCGCGCCGTTCGCCGGATGGCAGCGCCAGCGCGAACAGCCGTCCGTACAGGGCGCGATCGAATCCGCACTGGCCCGGCTGGAACCGCGCGAGCACACGATTGCCGCCGCCGGGCGCACGGACGCGGGTGTGCACGCGACCGGACAGGTCGCGCATTGCGACATGACCCGCGACTGGGGGGCCTACCGGCTGTCCGAGGCGCTGAATTACCATCTCAAACCCGCCCCCGTTGCCATCGTCGCCTGTGCCGAAGTGGGCGAAGACTTCCATGCGCGGTTTTCGGCTGAGGAACGCCAGTACCACTTTCGCCTGCTGATGCGCCGCGCACCGGCGACCCACGCCAAGGGGCTGGTCTGGCAGATCAAGCATGCCCTCGATGTCGACGCGATGCGAGAGGCCGCAGGCCGGTTGCTGGGCAAGCATGATTTCACGACGTTCCGGTCGACCATCTGTCAGGCCCAAAGTCCGGTGAAAACTCTGGACCGGCTCGATGTGCGGCAGGTGGAGACGGCGCAGGGGCCCGAGATTCACTTTGACGTGCGCGCGCGGTCCTTCCTGCACAATCAGGTCCGCAGTTTCGTCGGCACTCTTGAGCGTGTCGGCAGCGGCGCGATGACACCCGACGATGTCGAAGCCGCACTCGCCGCGCGCGACCGTGCCGCCTGCGGTCCGGTCTGCCCGCCGCACGGGCTCTACCTTGCGCATGTCACCTATCCGCAGGACCCGTTCGCGCCCTAG
- a CDS encoding membrane dipeptidase → MRAPLIDNLQYANFSPRIFEEMHDGGVDAVHVTIAYHESFREMVLNLERWNRWFEQHPDLIFKGRGAECVRRAQADGRTAIFFGFQNPSPIEDDIGLVEICHQLGVRFMQLTYNNQSLLATGCYEDDDTGLTRMGRQVVTEMNRVGMVVDMSHSAERSTLEAIDHSTRPIAITHANPAWWHGALRNKSDTVLRALTEAGGMVGFSIYPHHLAGGSDCSLSSFCQMVEEASRRYGADRLGIGSDLCQDQPDSIVEWMRVGRWSKQMDYGEGSADNPGFPAMPDWFGGNLDFGNIRNGLLETSLTEDEVDGIMGGNWLRFYEDSFGARP, encoded by the coding sequence ATGAGAGCGCCGCTGATCGACAATCTGCAATACGCCAATTTCTCTCCGCGCATTTTCGAGGAGATGCATGACGGGGGCGTTGACGCGGTCCACGTGACCATCGCCTATCACGAAAGCTTCCGTGAAATGGTGCTGAACCTCGAGCGCTGGAACCGCTGGTTCGAACAGCACCCGGACCTGATCTTCAAGGGAAGAGGCGCCGAGTGCGTCCGGCGCGCGCAGGCCGACGGGCGGACCGCGATCTTCTTCGGGTTCCAGAACCCCAGCCCGATCGAGGATGACATCGGCCTCGTCGAGATCTGCCATCAGCTGGGCGTCCGGTTCATGCAGCTGACCTACAACAACCAATCCCTGCTGGCGACCGGATGTTACGAGGATGACGATACCGGACTGACCCGCATGGGCCGGCAGGTCGTGACCGAAATGAACCGCGTCGGCATGGTGGTCGACATGTCCCATTCGGCAGAGCGCTCGACGCTGGAGGCGATTGACCATTCGACGCGGCCCATCGCGATCACCCACGCCAACCCCGCGTGGTGGCACGGCGCGTTGCGCAACAAGTCCGACACCGTGCTGCGCGCACTGACAGAGGCGGGCGGCATGGTGGGATTTTCGATTTATCCACATCATCTTGCAGGCGGAAGTGATTGCAGCCTCTCGAGTTTCTGCCAGATGGTCGAGGAAGCCTCGCGCCGCTACGGCGCGGACCGGCTGGGGATCGGAAGCGATCTGTGTCAGGATCAGCCGGACAGTATCGTCGAATGGATGCGGGTCGGGCGCTGGTCCAAGCAGATGGATTACGGCGAAGGGTCTGCCGACAATCCGGGCTTTCCGGCGATGCCGGACTGGTTCGGTGGAAATCTAGATTTTGGAAATATTCGTAATGGGTTGCTGGAAACTTCTCTTACAGAAGATGAAGTAGACGGTATCATGGGCGGCAACTGGTTGCGCTTTTACGAGGACAGCTTCGGGGCACGTCCGTGA
- a CDS encoding DoxX family protein, translating into MEIWLERIGRWLLAGLFVAGSVQKVADPDAAQALLAMRGWPVWLIWPALALNALGAVFLVFRLFLGPTALALAAYCAVTSLFHWIPDDPWQMSIFVKNWAIAGGLLVLAARGAERR; encoded by the coding sequence ATGGAGATATGGCTGGAACGGATCGGGCGGTGGCTTCTTGCGGGGCTCTTCGTCGCGGGATCCGTGCAGAAGGTGGCGGATCCGGACGCGGCGCAGGCTCTTCTGGCGATGCGCGGCTGGCCGGTTTGGCTGATCTGGCCAGCGTTGGCCCTGAACGCGCTGGGGGCGGTTTTCCTTGTCTTTCGGCTGTTTCTCGGGCCGACGGCGCTGGCGCTTGCCGCCTATTGCGCCGTGACGAGCCTGTTCCACTGGATCCCCGATGATCCCTGGCAGATGAGCATATTCGTCAAGAACTGGGCGATCGCCGGGGGATTGCTGGTGCTGGCCGCGCGTGGAGCCGAGCGCCGCTAG
- a CDS encoding anti-sigma factor — MTDTPDTASGPDEDETLAAEMALRLLDGDEEREARYRLTRDPAFADLVAMWHERLIPMAAEFAEVAPKRRVKKRLMARLFPASRVPLGQRLWVWKGLAFAALVVAGYLGIQQLGPEVPGTSGTVYATQLTGDSTALQVLAVLDPDRGSIALNRLAGAPADGRDFEVWAILPDSAPVSLGVLPASQTTRVVLPDVLLARAGEITLAISDEPQGGSPTGAPTGDVLAAAPVAEL; from the coding sequence ATGACAGATACGCCCGACACCGCAAGCGGCCCCGATGAGGACGAAACGCTGGCCGCCGAAATGGCGCTGCGTCTTCTGGACGGAGACGAGGAGCGCGAGGCGCGCTACCGGCTGACCCGTGATCCGGCCTTCGCCGACCTTGTTGCCATGTGGCACGAGCGTCTGATCCCGATGGCCGCCGAATTTGCCGAAGTCGCGCCGAAACGGCGGGTCAAGAAACGTCTGATGGCGCGGCTGTTCCCCGCTTCGCGTGTGCCCTTGGGCCAGCGGCTGTGGGTGTGGAAAGGTCTTGCCTTCGCGGCGCTGGTGGTTGCGGGCTATCTGGGTATCCAGCAGCTCGGACCAGAGGTGCCCGGCACAAGCGGTACGGTCTATGCGACCCAGCTGACCGGCGACAGCACCGCGTTGCAGGTTCTTGCCGTGCTCGATCCCGACCGGGGCAGCATTGCGCTCAACAGGCTTGCGGGTGCGCCCGCGGACGGGCGGGACTTCGAGGTTTGGGCGATCCTTCCGGACAGCGCGCCTGTATCGCTTGGCGTCTTGCCCGCGTCGCAAACCACCCGTGTGGTTCTGCCCGACGTGCTGCTGGCGCGGGCTGGCGAGATCACGCTGGCGATCTCGGACGAGCCGCAGGGCGGGTCGCCCACCGGCGCACCAACGGGCGATGTGCTGGCTGCCGCACCGGTCGCGGAGTTGTGA
- a CDS encoding sigma-70 family RNA polymerase sigma factor: MDRDKVDALIGQVALNDRKAFDQLYDATSAKLFGVCLRVLNNRAAAEDAMQDTFIKIWHNASRYQSNGLSPMTWLITIARNTAIDRLRATRKGHQDIDTPGFELAAPGPSPEASAVAASEAARLVDCLDGLAEDRGSAVRGAYLEGKTYAELAESFSVPLNTMRTWLRRGLIALRECMSQ, translated from the coding sequence ATGGACCGCGATAAAGTCGATGCCTTGATCGGGCAGGTCGCCCTGAACGATCGCAAGGCTTTCGACCAGCTTTATGATGCGACGTCCGCGAAACTATTCGGCGTCTGCCTGCGTGTGTTGAACAATCGCGCCGCGGCAGAGGACGCCATGCAAGACACATTCATCAAGATCTGGCACAACGCCAGCCGCTACCAGTCGAACGGGCTCAGCCCGATGACGTGGCTGATTACCATCGCGCGCAACACCGCGATCGACCGGTTGCGTGCGACCCGCAAGGGCCATCAGGACATCGACACACCGGGGTTCGAGCTGGCAGCCCCGGGCCCCAGCCCCGAAGCCTCCGCCGTGGCCGCGTCCGAGGCGGCGCGTCTGGTGGATTGCCTCGACGGTCTGGCCGAGGACCGTGGATCGGCTGTGCGCGGTGCCTATCTTGAGGGCAAGACATACGCCGAATTGGCCGAAAGCTTCTCGGTGCCGTTGAACACCATGCGGACATGGCTGCGCCGTGGCCTGATTGCCCTGCGGGAGTGCATGAGCCAATGA
- a CDS encoding 2-hydroxychromene-2-carboxylate isomerase → MAPRTIEYFYSAHSAFAYLGAPTLARIAQASGRRIVHRPFDFWPVVTGAGASKTRSKAHRDYFFGRELVRWAEWRDLPILRHRPVHHDNTLAPASGMIIASTDPDALSFAILQAHWRDDADIADRATLDAIATAAGQDGAALFEQGQSEDAQRIFAANTAEAIARGVFGSPTYFVDGDMFYGQDRLDFVARAVDRPFGD, encoded by the coding sequence ATGGCCCCGCGGACGATCGAATATTTCTACTCCGCCCATTCGGCATTTGCCTACCTCGGTGCGCCGACCCTGGCCAGGATCGCGCAGGCCTCGGGACGCCGGATCGTCCACCGCCCCTTCGATTTCTGGCCGGTGGTGACGGGGGCCGGCGCGAGCAAGACGCGCAGCAAGGCCCACAGGGACTATTTCTTCGGGCGCGAACTTGTCCGCTGGGCGGAATGGCGCGATCTGCCGATCCTGCGGCACCGCCCTGTCCACCATGACAACACGCTCGCCCCCGCGAGCGGCATGATTATCGCCTCTACCGACCCCGATGCACTGAGCTTTGCGATCCTGCAGGCACACTGGCGCGACGATGCGGACATCGCAGACCGGGCAACACTTGATGCAATCGCGACAGCGGCAGGACAAGACGGTGCAGCTCTGTTCGAGCAAGGCCAATCCGAGGACGCGCAGCGGATATTCGCCGCCAACACCGCAGAAGCCATCGCGCGCGGCGTCTTCGGATCGCCGACGTATTTCGTCGACGGAGACATGTTTTACGGGCAGGACAGGCTGGATTTCGTCGCCCGCGCCGTCGACCGCCCCTTCGGCGACTGA
- a CDS encoding NAD(P)/FAD-dependent oxidoreductase: MAAPRLQRYDVVIIGGAMHGASLAWWLSRTEAFGGTVLVIERDPTYTFASTSHTNSCIRQQFSNEANIRVSQFGASFIRNFRSFMGDDPDVPDLTLQSFGYLYLADTQEFAHSLRQAQAVQVALGAATRHMTRDEIAAAYPFYQLDDIVAGNHNLVDEGYFDGGTMFDWFRRKARQNGVEFAHGDVTGITRGKTGVDGVTLADGTSVSCGTLVNATGPRAAATAAMAGIDIPVVPRKRFTFVFDAARPLEQDLPLTIDPSGVHVRSDGRYYMAGCGPDEDLDVAYDDFAADHAIWQDKVWPAVATRIPQFDTVKLVNEWVGHYAYNTLDQNALLGPVEGCPNFIFVNGFSGHGLQQAPAVGRGIAELITYGEYRAIDLSAFDVNRALRGERFLEKAVI; this comes from the coding sequence ATGGCCGCTCCGCGCCTTCAACGCTACGATGTCGTCATTATCGGCGGTGCCATGCACGGCGCGTCACTGGCATGGTGGCTAAGCCGCACCGAAGCCTTCGGTGGCACTGTTCTGGTGATCGAGCGTGATCCGACCTACACCTTTGCCTCCACCTCGCACACGAACAGCTGTATCCGCCAGCAGTTCTCGAACGAGGCCAACATCCGCGTCAGCCAGTTCGGCGCAAGCTTCATCCGCAATTTCCGGTCGTTCATGGGGGATGATCCGGATGTGCCAGATCTGACACTACAAAGCTTCGGGTATCTCTACCTCGCGGACACGCAGGAATTCGCGCACAGTCTCAGACAGGCGCAGGCGGTACAGGTGGCACTGGGGGCCGCCACGCGCCACATGACCCGCGACGAGATCGCCGCCGCCTACCCCTTCTACCAGCTCGACGATATCGTCGCGGGCAATCACAACCTCGTCGACGAGGGATATTTCGACGGCGGCACGATGTTCGACTGGTTCCGCCGCAAGGCCCGCCAGAACGGCGTCGAGTTCGCCCACGGCGACGTGACCGGCATCACCCGCGGAAAGACGGGGGTGGACGGCGTGACCCTTGCCGACGGCACCTCGGTATCCTGCGGCACGCTGGTCAACGCCACGGGGCCGCGCGCCGCGGCGACAGCGGCAATGGCGGGGATCGATATTCCCGTCGTGCCGCGCAAGCGCTTTACCTTCGTCTTTGACGCCGCGCGCCCGCTGGAACAGGATCTTCCGCTGACGATCGACCCGTCGGGCGTGCATGTGCGCAGCGACGGTCGCTACTACATGGCCGGTTGCGGGCCGGATGAAGACCTCGATGTGGCCTATGACGATTTCGCAGCCGATCACGCGATCTGGCAGGACAAGGTCTGGCCCGCCGTCGCCACCCGCATCCCGCAATTCGACACCGTGAAGCTGGTGAATGAATGGGTCGGCCATTATGCCTATAACACCCTCGACCAAAACGCCCTGCTCGGGCCGGTTGAGGGCTGTCCGAATTTCATCTTCGTCAACGGCTTCTCGGGCCACGGGCTGCAACAGGCGCCCGCCGTGGGCCGCGGCATCGCCGAGCTGATCACCTACGGGGAATACCGTGCCATCGATCTGTCCGCCTTTGACGTGAACCGCGCCCTGCGGGGCGAACGTTTTCTGGAAAAAGCGGTGATATGA
- a CDS encoding GNAT family N-acetyltransferase, which produces MTVKTRAVAASDRADWDRLYTGYAAFYGVAQDDAMRDRVWGWLHDPDHEVSGFVAETATGDLIGLTHYRPFASPLRAITNCFLDDLFVDPAARGSGAAEALIRAVEAQARSKGWGVVRWITAEDNYRARGVYDRLATRTPWVTYDIKL; this is translated from the coding sequence ATGACAGTGAAAACCCGCGCCGTCGCCGCCTCGGACCGGGCGGATTGGGACCGCCTCTATACCGGATACGCCGCCTTCTACGGCGTTGCGCAGGACGACGCGATGCGCGATCGCGTCTGGGGCTGGCTGCACGATCCCGACCACGAGGTGTCGGGCTTTGTGGCCGAAACCGCGACAGGCGACCTGATCGGATTGACCCACTACCGCCCATTCGCTTCACCGCTGCGCGCCATAACCAATTGCTTTCTCGATGATCTGTTCGTCGATCCAGCAGCGCGCGGGTCCGGCGCAGCAGAGGCGCTGATCCGCGCCGTCGAAGCCCAGGCGCGGAGCAAGGGCTGGGGTGTCGTCCGCTGGATCACCGCCGAGGACAACTATCGCGCGCGCGGCGTCTACGACCGGCTGGCAACCCGTACGCCATGGGTCACCTACGACATCAAGCTCTGA
- a CDS encoding NAD-dependent epimerase/dehydratase family protein, with protein sequence MKKLGKIVLTGAAGRLGSYLREPLTALCEELVSTDIKDDPGTLYPGERYMKADLADFEAMGRVIEGAEMVIHMGAFVDEGPFEQLLGPNFVGSYNVWENAHRHGVRRVVYASSIHAVGMYPKNEFIGTDVPHRPDTFYGLAKCFTEDLGRMYWEKRGLESVHMRILSCAQVNNARALGSWLSYDDLIQLVTRCIDTPVTGFAIIYGVSNNDRAPVDNAKAAFIGYRPKDNAEQFAAEVLANEPPMDPQDPSHMCHGGPFAGVDLGNSGLANMNVVDDTKKS encoded by the coding sequence ATGAAAAAGCTAGGTAAAATCGTTCTCACCGGTGCGGCGGGCCGTCTCGGCTCCTACCTGCGCGAACCGCTTACAGCGCTTTGCGAGGAACTTGTTTCCACCGATATCAAGGACGATCCCGGCACGCTCTATCCCGGAGAACGCTACATGAAGGCGGATCTGGCCGACTTCGAAGCGATGGGACGTGTGATCGAAGGCGCCGAGATGGTGATCCACATGGGCGCTTTCGTCGACGAAGGACCGTTCGAGCAGTTGCTCGGGCCGAACTTTGTCGGCTCCTACAATGTCTGGGAAAACGCCCACCGCCACGGCGTGCGGCGCGTTGTCTATGCCTCGTCGATCCACGCGGTGGGCATGTATCCGAAGAATGAGTTCATCGGCACCGACGTGCCCCACCGCCCCGATACCTTCTACGGCCTCGCCAAATGCTTTACCGAGGATCTGGGTCGCATGTATTGGGAAAAGCGCGGGCTGGAGAGCGTCCACATGCGCATCCTCAGCTGCGCGCAGGTCAACAACGCCCGCGCATTGGGAAGCTGGCTGAGCTACGATGACCTGATCCAGCTTGTCACCCGCTGCATCGACACACCGGTCACGGGGTTTGCCATCATCTACGGCGTCAGCAACAACGACCGCGCGCCGGTGGACAACGCCAAGGCCGCGTTTATCGGGTACCGCCCGAAGGACAACGCCGAACAATTCGCCGCTGAGGTTCTGGCCAACGAGCCGCCGATGGATCCACAAGACCCCAGCCACATGTGCCATGGCGGGCCTTTTGCAGGTGTCGATCTGGGCAATTCGGGGCTGGCCAACATGAATGTGGTCGACGATACCAAGAAGTCCTGA
- a CDS encoding MarR family winged helix-turn-helix transcriptional regulator yields the protein MIEDHDGTNDVAEHITSFLTFRIARTQNKLNAQITHYLKTQSDISLVDWRVLRLLDAMGDTTMSQLARLLQMDKGQLSRKIRGLVDRELVRSRVDRVDSRQQILRIGEAGRALVAEVLPLVQRRQRHLVNGISGEDLETFLDVLSKIDAASEHRDPL from the coding sequence ATGATAGAAGATCACGATGGCACCAATGATGTCGCCGAACACATCACGTCATTTCTGACGTTCCGGATTGCGCGTACCCAGAACAAGCTGAACGCCCAGATCACCCATTATCTGAAAACCCAGTCCGACATCAGTCTGGTGGACTGGCGTGTGCTGCGGCTGCTGGATGCCATGGGCGACACCACCATGTCACAGCTTGCGCGCCTGCTGCAGATGGACAAGGGCCAGCTTAGCCGGAAGATCCGCGGGCTGGTCGACCGGGAGCTCGTGCGCAGCAGGGTGGACCGTGTCGACAGTCGCCAGCAGATCCTGCGCATCGGCGAAGCAGGGCGGGCGCTGGTCGCCGAGGTTCTGCCACTGGTGCAGCGGCGCCAGCGGCACCTTGTGAACGGCATCTCCGGTGAGGATCTGGAAACCTTCCTCGATGTTCTGTCCAAGATCGACGCCGCGTCCGAGCACCGCGACCCTCTCTGA
- a CDS encoding ABC1 kinase family protein: MSDARDSRREKGLAVPATRFGRLSRLGAMTAGVAGNMALGGAAQLGRGQRPTWRGLLMTPGNIGRIADQLAKMRGAAMKIGQMVSMDTGDILPPELSDIMSRLRDDAHFMPPAQLRKVLDTAWGARWMRSFHRFDVRPIAAASIGQVHRAQLKDGRDLAIKVQYPGVARSIDSDVANVGSLIRMSGLLPRGIKLDPYLAEAAAQLHEETDYLREARYLERFRTLLSGEGGFVVPESHPDWSTGTIIAMDYVASRPIEELAEAGLEQRHRVMAQLLDLTLKELFDFRLMQTDPNFANYRIEAGKGRVVLLDFGAVREISDATSELYRALLRAGLAGDMRQVEDISISAGFIYENTASDHRARIMRMIAIVFDALRADSFDFADPTMSRSLQREGEALARDGFVPPVLPGEILFLQRKLGGMFLLGARLGVRLPVAAMLAPYLDARDGPSAPTAEGNSRP; this comes from the coding sequence ATGAGCGACGCCCGCGACAGCCGCCGCGAAAAGGGCCTTGCCGTGCCAGCCACGCGGTTTGGGCGCCTGTCCCGGCTTGGGGCGATGACCGCCGGTGTGGCGGGCAATATGGCGCTGGGCGGCGCGGCGCAGCTGGGCAGGGGCCAGCGGCCGACGTGGCGCGGCCTGCTGATGACGCCGGGCAACATCGGGCGGATCGCGGACCAGCTGGCCAAGATGCGCGGCGCTGCGATGAAGATCGGCCAGATGGTCTCGATGGATACGGGCGATATACTGCCACCGGAGTTGTCTGATATCATGTCGCGCTTGCGCGATGACGCGCATTTCATGCCGCCGGCACAGCTGCGAAAAGTGCTTGATACGGCGTGGGGCGCGAGATGGATGCGATCTTTTCACCGCTTTGACGTGCGTCCGATCGCCGCGGCCAGCATCGGGCAGGTCCACCGTGCGCAGCTGAAAGACGGGCGTGATCTTGCGATTAAGGTCCAGTATCCCGGTGTGGCCCGGTCCATCGACAGTGATGTGGCAAATGTGGGGTCCCTGATCCGCATGTCCGGCCTTTTGCCGAGGGGGATCAAGCTCGATCCCTATCTGGCCGAAGCAGCCGCGCAATTGCACGAGGAAACCGACTACCTGCGCGAGGCGCGATACCTTGAGAGGTTTCGCACGCTTTTGTCGGGCGAGGGTGGATTTGTCGTTCCCGAAAGCCATCCCGACTGGAGCACGGGCACGATCATCGCCATGGATTACGTTGCCAGCCGCCCGATAGAGGAACTGGCAGAGGCAGGGCTCGAGCAGCGGCACCGCGTGATGGCGCAGCTTCTCGATCTCACTTTGAAAGAACTATTTGATTTCAGATTGATGCAGACAGATCCTAATTTCGCGAACTACCGGATCGAGGCCGGCAAGGGCCGTGTCGTCCTGTTGGATTTCGGTGCGGTTCGTGAGATTTCCGACGCAACATCAGAGCTTTACCGCGCACTCTTGCGGGCGGGGCTCGCCGGCGACATGAGGCAAGTTGAAGACATTTCCATAAGTGCCGGATTTATATACGAAAATACTGCTTCTGATCACCGTGCCCGGATCATGCGGATGATCGCGATCGTCTTTGATGCCCTGCGCGCCGACAGTTTCGATTTCGCCGACCCGACGATGTCGCGCAGCCTGCAACGCGAAGGCGAAGCGCTGGCGCGGGATGGCTTTGTTCCTCCGGTCCTGCCCGGGGAAATCCTGTTCCTGCAACGCAAGCTTGGCGGTATGTTCCTGCTGGGTGCGCGACTGGGTGTTCGTCTGCCGGTTGCCGCGATGCTGGCGCCGTACCTCGATGCGCGCGACGGGCCTTCAGCGCCAACGGCAGAGGGTAATTCCCGACCCTAG
- a CDS encoding CIA30 family protein, whose translation MRKLDPDWEYVADAVMGGVSQGALRIEDVSGRRAAHLQGDVSLENDGGFIQIAFDLDGDHDAAAYAGIVLWVHGNGAEYEMRLRTTALSRPWQSFRAVFTAPADWTEVRLPFAGFEPNKTEASFDPAQLRRIGVLAYGREMQADIAVSDIGFYR comes from the coding sequence ATGAGAAAGCTTGATCCGGATTGGGAGTATGTCGCAGACGCCGTAATGGGCGGCGTATCGCAAGGTGCGCTTCGCATCGAGGATGTGTCGGGGCGCCGCGCCGCGCATCTGCAAGGCGACGTGTCGCTGGAGAACGATGGCGGCTTCATCCAGATCGCCTTTGACCTTGATGGCGACCATGATGCAGCGGCCTATGCCGGCATTGTCCTTTGGGTGCACGGAAACGGTGCGGAATACGAAATGCGGCTGCGGACGACCGCGCTCAGCCGGCCTTGGCAAAGCTTTCGCGCGGTTTTCACCGCCCCCGCCGATTGGACGGAGGTTCGTCTGCCCTTCGCCGGTTTCGAGCCCAACAAGACAGAGGCGTCGTTCGACCCTGCCCAATTGCGGCGCATCGGCGTGCTGGCCTACGGGCGCGAGATGCAGGCCGATATCGCGGTGTCCGACATCGGGTTCTACCGCTGA